The Longimicrobium sp. nucleotide sequence GCGAATAGCAGGGCGGTGCGGCGCATCGGGTCCTCGCGGTCGTTCGGGTGAGCGGTGGGCGAACGGGTCGCCTTCGATCGTGCGTCAGGGAATACAGCTGACCGCGCTCACGCGTTGGGTGCGGACATGGATGGTGGGTACATCCGGCGGAATGCGCAGGTGATGGCGGGTCGGATCACGGCGCGCCCTGCGCATTGCGCGCGTCGAGCCAGCGCTGCAGGGAATGCTGACTCTCGCCGGAGGGCCTTCCCGCGAGCAGGCCGGCAATGCTGATGTCTTCGTCCACGTCGGGCCAGTGCACACCCTCGCCTCGTCCGATCAGCCGCCAGCGCCCACGCTCCTCCGGCGTAGCATGCGCGAGCCGCGGATACCAGGCGAGAGGAACGGAAACCGTGCGGCCGTCCGTGAGGTCGACCATCAGCTCGGTTTCGGTCACCCGAACGCTGGTCGCCTCTACGTGACGCTCAATCGTTGAAGAAGTCATACCACGCCCCTAGCAGTCGCTCCTGGTGTTCCTCAATAAGGCT carries:
- a CDS encoding DUF2442 domain-containing protein; this encodes MTSSTIERHVEATSVRVTETELMVDLTDGRTVSVPLAWYPRLAHATPEERGRWRLIGRGEGVHWPDVDEDISIAGLLAGRPSGESQHSLQRWLDARNAQGAP